From a single Streptomyces liliifuscus genomic region:
- a CDS encoding SRPBCC family protein, with translation MAQVEATTERVVAAQPDDVFDALADYTGTRPKVLSEHFSEYEVREGGDGEGSLVHWKLQATSKRVRDCLLEVSEPTDGELVEKDRNSSMVTTWRVTPAGEGKSRVVVTSVWNGAGGIGGFFEKTFAPKGLGRIYDEVLAKLATEVEK, from the coding sequence ATGGCGCAGGTCGAGGCCACCACTGAGCGAGTCGTAGCGGCTCAGCCCGACGACGTGTTCGACGCGCTGGCCGACTACACCGGCACGCGTCCGAAGGTCCTGAGCGAGCACTTCAGCGAGTACGAGGTGCGCGAGGGCGGCGACGGCGAGGGCAGCCTCGTCCACTGGAAGCTCCAGGCCACGAGCAAGCGCGTCCGCGACTGCCTGCTCGAAGTGAGCGAGCCCACCGACGGCGAACTCGTCGAGAAGGACCGCAACTCCTCGATGGTGACCACCTGGCGGGTCACCCCGGCCGGCGAGGGCAAGTCCCGGGTCGTCGTGACCTCGGTGTGGAACGGCGCGGGCGGCATCGGCGGCTTCTTCGAGAAGACCTTCGCGCCCAAGGGTCTCGGGCGGATCTACGACGAGGTGCTGGCGAAGCTCGCCACCGAGGTCGAGAAGTAG
- a CDS encoding Rv2578c family radical SAM protein, with protein sequence MRWENLTVESGGNLPRDAALFGADAVTTRTFDTPEFRGITFHEIRAKSIVNRVPGASRMPFEWTVNPYRGCTHACVYCFARKTHSYLDLDTGLGFDSQIVVKVNAPELLRRHLGSRRWLGDHIAMGTNVDCYQRAEGRYQLMPGIIAALRDHANPFSILTKGTLILRDLDLLKQAASVTEVGISVSVGFTDHELWRTVEPGTPAPERRLDAVRTLSEHGIDCGVLMAPVIPFLGDDPSQLRATVRAIAASGATSVTPLVLHLRPGAREWFMSWLAHHHPYLVRRYERLYAEGAYAPKWYQRRITRQVHELAEEYGIGPTRAGMPRRIPAPAEPAVPEPTQLTLL encoded by the coding sequence ATGCGCTGGGAGAACCTCACAGTGGAGTCCGGCGGCAACCTGCCGAGGGACGCCGCGCTGTTCGGCGCGGACGCGGTGACCACACGTACGTTCGACACCCCGGAGTTCCGTGGGATCACGTTCCACGAGATCCGGGCCAAGTCGATCGTGAACCGGGTGCCGGGCGCCTCGCGCATGCCCTTCGAGTGGACGGTCAACCCCTATCGGGGGTGCACGCACGCGTGTGTCTACTGTTTCGCCCGCAAGACCCACAGCTATCTGGACCTCGACACGGGCCTCGGCTTCGACAGCCAGATCGTGGTGAAGGTGAACGCCCCCGAGCTGCTGCGTCGGCATCTCGGCTCGCGGCGCTGGCTCGGCGATCACATAGCGATGGGCACGAACGTGGACTGCTACCAGCGCGCCGAGGGCCGCTACCAGCTGATGCCCGGCATCATCGCGGCCCTGCGCGACCACGCGAACCCCTTCTCGATCCTCACCAAGGGCACGCTGATCCTGCGTGACCTCGACCTCCTGAAGCAGGCGGCCTCGGTGACCGAGGTCGGGATCTCCGTATCGGTGGGCTTCACCGACCACGAGCTGTGGCGGACCGTGGAGCCGGGCACTCCCGCCCCCGAGCGCCGCCTCGACGCCGTCCGCACGCTGAGCGAGCACGGCATCGACTGCGGGGTCCTGATGGCCCCGGTGATCCCCTTCCTGGGCGACGATCCGTCCCAGCTCCGCGCGACGGTACGGGCGATCGCGGCATCCGGCGCGACCTCGGTCACGCCGCTCGTGCTGCATCTGCGGCCGGGGGCGCGCGAGTGGTTCATGAGCTGGCTGGCACACCACCACCCGTATCTGGTGCGCCGTTACGAGCGGCTGTACGCGGAGGGCGCCTACGCGCCGAAGTGGTACCAGCGCCGGATCACCCGTCAGGTCCACGAACTGGCCGAGGAGTACGGGATCGGTCCCACGCGCGCGGGGATGCCGCGCAGGATCCCGGCACCCGCCGAACCGGCCGTCCCGGAGCCGACCCAGCTCACTCTTCTCTGA
- a CDS encoding alpha/beta hydrolase has product MLHLPGGQPPDLRPEDQARIPARNIHARRFIVNRRAVALCGAAAVVAGLVTAIPAGASADSATAPRTTLSADQAKLTWKKCGTTSYPTLQCASLKVPLDHTNPGAERITLALSRVPHTAKKSQGPLLVNPGGPGGSGLTLAGFVASTLPKAVASQYDVIGFDPRGVGASKPAPNCRPGHFTPVRPDSLPTTPALEKANLDRVKAFAKACGTKYGKLLPYLDTVSAVQDMDAIRHALGAKKINYFGYSYGTYLGAVYAKLHPDRVRRMVLDSIVDPTGVWYEDNLAQDYAFNDRHRAFMAWVAKHNATYKLGTDPEKIEAKWYAMRAALAKKPADKTVGASELEDTFVPGGYYNGYWPYLAEAFAAFVNDKNDDPLVEAYENFGAVDPAGDNSYSIYTSVQCRDASWPRDWEQWREDNWEVYEKAPFMTWSNAWYNAPCAFWPTDSLEPVDVSNDSVPPVLLFQATNDAATPYEGGVMVHHLLGDSSLVVEQGGGNHGVTLSGNACLDKHLATYLADGRVPRSGGEVDAVCKPLPDPSPLSKKASGSSRGATLHGLLGFRG; this is encoded by the coding sequence ATGCTGCATCTCCCCGGGGGACAACCCCCGGACCTCCGGCCCGAGGATCAGGCCAGAATCCCTGCCCGGAACATCCATGCGAGGCGATTCATCGTGAACCGACGCGCAGTCGCTCTGTGCGGTGCCGCTGCCGTGGTGGCCGGACTGGTCACCGCGATCCCGGCCGGCGCGAGCGCGGACTCCGCGACCGCACCGCGCACCACGCTCTCCGCAGACCAGGCGAAGCTCACCTGGAAGAAGTGCGGCACCACCTCCTATCCGACGCTCCAGTGCGCGTCCCTGAAGGTGCCGCTCGACCACACGAACCCGGGCGCCGAGCGCATCACGCTCGCGCTGTCGCGGGTCCCGCACACCGCCAAGAAGTCCCAGGGACCGCTCCTGGTGAACCCGGGCGGCCCCGGCGGCAGCGGTCTCACGCTCGCCGGGTTCGTCGCGTCCACGCTGCCGAAGGCGGTGGCCTCGCAGTACGACGTCATCGGCTTCGACCCGCGCGGCGTCGGCGCCAGCAAGCCCGCCCCGAACTGCAGGCCGGGGCACTTCACGCCCGTACGCCCCGACTCGCTGCCGACCACCCCCGCTCTGGAGAAGGCCAACCTCGACCGGGTCAAGGCCTTCGCGAAGGCGTGCGGCACGAAGTACGGCAAGTTGCTGCCGTACCTCGACACCGTGAGCGCGGTCCAGGACATGGACGCGATCCGGCACGCCCTCGGCGCCAAGAAGATCAACTACTTCGGGTACTCGTACGGCACCTACCTCGGCGCCGTCTACGCGAAGCTCCACCCGGACCGCGTACGGCGCATGGTGCTCGACTCCATCGTCGATCCCACCGGGGTCTGGTACGAGGACAACCTCGCGCAGGACTACGCCTTCAACGACCGTCACCGGGCCTTCATGGCCTGGGTCGCCAAGCACAACGCGACCTACAAGCTCGGCACCGATCCGGAGAAGATCGAGGCCAAGTGGTACGCGATGAGGGCGGCGCTGGCGAAGAAGCCCGCGGACAAGACGGTGGGCGCCTCCGAACTGGAGGACACGTTCGTCCCCGGCGGCTACTACAACGGCTACTGGCCGTATCTCGCCGAGGCGTTCGCGGCCTTCGTGAACGACAAGAACGACGACCCGCTGGTCGAGGCGTACGAGAACTTCGGTGCCGTCGACCCCGCGGGCGACAACAGCTACAGCATCTACACCTCGGTGCAGTGCCGTGACGCGTCCTGGCCGCGCGACTGGGAGCAGTGGCGCGAGGACAACTGGGAGGTGTACGAGAAGGCGCCCTTCATGACCTGGAGCAACGCCTGGTACAACGCGCCGTGCGCCTTCTGGCCGACGGACTCCCTTGAGCCCGTGGACGTCTCCAACGACTCGGTGCCGCCGGTGCTGCTGTTCCAGGCGACCAACGACGCGGCCACCCCGTACGAGGGCGGTGTCATGGTCCATCATCTGCTGGGCGACTCCAGCCTGGTGGTCGAGCAGGGCGGCGGCAACCACGGTGTCACGCTGAGCGGCAACGCCTGCCTGGACAAGCACCTGGCCACGTATCTGGCCGACGGCAGGGTGCCGCGCAGTGGCGGTGAGGTCGACGCGGTGTGCAAGCCGCTGCCCGACCCGTCACCGCTGAGCAAGAAGGCCTCGGGCTCGTCGCGCGGCGCGACGCTGCACGGGCTGCTCGGATTCCGGGGCTGA
- a CDS encoding RidA family protein, producing MAELKRISAPDGVAPATAYTHVVMGTGRFVAVSGQLALDEDGKLVGEGDPAAQARQVFENLRRCLASAGATFDDVVKLTFFVTDMAFMPAVRAARDEHMSAGRLPAASAVQVAALVGPEFLMEIEAFALLPE from the coding sequence ATGGCCGAACTGAAACGCATCTCCGCCCCCGACGGGGTCGCCCCCGCCACCGCGTACACCCACGTCGTCATGGGCACGGGCCGCTTCGTGGCGGTCTCGGGCCAGCTCGCGCTCGACGAGGACGGCAAGCTCGTCGGGGAGGGCGATCCGGCGGCACAGGCCCGTCAGGTCTTCGAGAATCTGCGGCGCTGTCTGGCCTCGGCGGGGGCCACATTCGACGACGTGGTCAAACTGACCTTCTTCGTCACGGACATGGCCTTCATGCCGGCCGTCCGCGCGGCCCGGGACGAGCACATGTCCGCGGGCCGCCTCCCGGCCGCCTCGGCCGTGCAGGTCGCCGCCTTGGTGGGCCCGGAGTTCCTGATGGAGATCGAGGCGTTCGCGCTGCTGCCCGAGTGA
- a CDS encoding GNAT family N-acetyltransferase, translating to MDERPRSPSPALAPALRVREMVLADCPRVAEIRVRGWQTAYKGMMPQAYLDGLDPADDVGRLRARFEQAVEGVVNLVAEWDGVVVGWACHGPYREGEVRTAEAELYAIYVDPDRLARGVGRALLRESVARCTTAGHGRMLLWVLQENTNARRFYEKAGFAPDGTEEPFEVEGTEVPEVRYALELGGS from the coding sequence ATGGACGAACGCCCCCGCTCCCCGTCTCCCGCCCTCGCTCCTGCCCTTCGCGTACGCGAGATGGTCCTGGCCGACTGTCCCCGCGTGGCAGAGATCCGCGTGCGCGGCTGGCAGACGGCGTACAAGGGGATGATGCCGCAGGCGTACCTGGACGGGCTCGATCCGGCGGACGACGTCGGGCGGCTGCGGGCCCGCTTCGAGCAGGCCGTCGAGGGCGTGGTGAACCTGGTCGCGGAGTGGGACGGCGTCGTCGTCGGCTGGGCGTGCCACGGGCCGTATCGGGAGGGTGAAGTCCGCACCGCGGAGGCCGAGTTGTACGCGATCTACGTGGACCCCGACCGGCTCGCGCGGGGTGTGGGCCGCGCCCTTCTTCGGGAGTCCGTCGCCCGCTGCACGACCGCGGGGCACGGCCGGATGCTGCTGTGGGTGCTCCAGGAGAACACGAACGCGCGCCGCTTCTACGAGAAGGCCGGTTTCGCACCGGACGGCACGGAGGAGCCCTTCGAGGTGGAGGGCACCGAGGTGCCGGAGGTGCGTTACGCCCTTGAGCTGGGCGGCTCCTGA
- a CDS encoding sensor histidine kinase, which produces MTDDGPRNLYEAMMLAAPDGIVAVDADGCVRACNPAAATLLERPADELIGSVLGFPLVHGEATEVTLVLPNGRSKVVEMRVTLARLDGRHLYVAALRDGTRRRQADHVLQSALEHQSVVVAVAAHQLHNPLAALGALVHVLKEPPPGLTDEGRAELVERIAERTARLQSLVRKLLTAARIDGAWQQGVPEAVEVLDFLLERLAESAARGRDLRLAVPAQLVARVDRVGFAEIFTNYLENALAYGREPVEITARATGGRIELSVADHGPGVPESFVPHLFERYRRDPATAAATEGTGLGLWIARSLARANGGDAWYEPGRPNGAVFCVSLPQERDPDDASRPT; this is translated from the coding sequence ATGACTGACGACGGGCCGCGGAACCTCTACGAGGCCATGATGCTGGCCGCGCCGGACGGCATCGTCGCGGTGGACGCCGACGGCTGCGTCCGCGCCTGCAACCCGGCCGCGGCGACCCTTCTGGAGCGCCCCGCGGACGAACTGATCGGCTCCGTCCTCGGCTTCCCGCTGGTCCACGGCGAGGCCACCGAGGTCACGCTGGTCCTGCCCAACGGCCGCAGCAAGGTCGTCGAGATGCGGGTCACCCTGGCCCGCCTCGACGGCCGCCACCTGTACGTGGCCGCGCTGCGCGACGGAACCCGCCGACGGCAGGCGGACCACGTCCTCCAGTCCGCCCTGGAACACCAGAGCGTGGTCGTCGCCGTGGCCGCGCACCAACTGCACAACCCACTCGCCGCCCTGGGCGCCCTGGTGCACGTACTGAAGGAGCCGCCGCCCGGTCTGACGGACGAGGGACGGGCGGAGCTCGTCGAGCGGATCGCCGAGCGCACGGCCCGACTGCAGTCGCTCGTCCGCAAGCTGCTCACCGCCGCCCGCATCGACGGGGCGTGGCAGCAGGGGGTGCCGGAGGCGGTGGAGGTGCTGGACTTCCTCCTGGAACGGCTCGCCGAGTCCGCGGCCCGCGGCCGTGATCTGCGACTGGCCGTGCCGGCGCAGCTGGTGGCCCGCGTCGACCGGGTCGGCTTCGCCGAGATCTTCACCAACTACCTGGAGAACGCGCTCGCCTACGGCCGGGAGCCCGTGGAGATCACGGCGCGTGCCACCGGCGGACGCATCGAGCTGTCCGTCGCGGACCACGGTCCTGGTGTGCCCGAGTCCTTCGTCCCGCACCTCTTTGAGCGCTACCGCCGCGACCCCGCCACGGCGGCGGCCACCGAGGGCACCGGCCTCGGCCTGTGGATCGCCCGCAGCCTGGCCCGCGCGAACGGCGGCGACGCCTGGTACGAACCCGGCCGACCGAACGGCGCCGTGTTCTGCGTGAGCCTGCCCCAAGAACGCGACCCGGACGACGCGAGCCGCCCGACGTGA
- a CDS encoding response regulator transcription factor — MIRVLVVEDQRALADALAIAIAAQPDLDCGDAVGTVDEALREAARRPPSVVLMDIHLPGRDGIEGTRLLKAAHPSTRVVVLTADATPDQLARAVAAGASAFLAKHSAFGDILTAIRTTADGKLLVEESTLAARLPEQQWERSGLTRREHEVLALLAQGHGLKVIADRLVLSRHTVRGHVKSVLVKLGAHSQLEAVVTATRLGILPRPTA, encoded by the coding sequence ATGATCCGCGTGCTCGTGGTCGAAGACCAGCGCGCACTGGCCGACGCCCTGGCCATCGCCATCGCGGCGCAGCCCGACCTGGATTGCGGCGACGCGGTGGGCACGGTCGACGAGGCGTTGCGGGAGGCGGCCCGTCGGCCGCCCTCCGTGGTGCTCATGGACATCCATCTGCCGGGCAGGGACGGCATCGAGGGCACCCGGCTGCTGAAGGCCGCTCATCCCTCCACCCGGGTGGTCGTCCTCACCGCGGACGCGACCCCCGACCAGCTGGCACGGGCGGTGGCGGCGGGCGCCTCGGCCTTCCTCGCCAAGCACAGCGCTTTCGGGGACATCCTCACCGCGATCCGGACCACGGCCGACGGCAAGCTCCTGGTGGAGGAGTCGACGCTGGCGGCGCGGCTGCCCGAGCAGCAGTGGGAGCGGAGCGGGCTGACCCGCCGGGAGCACGAGGTGCTGGCCCTGCTCGCCCAGGGACACGGTCTCAAGGTGATCGCGGACCGGCTCGTGCTCAGCCGGCACACGGTGCGCGGGCATGTGAAGAGCGTCCTGGTGAAACTGGGCGCCCACAGCCAGCTGGAGGCCGTGGTCACGGCGACACGCCTGGGCATCCTGCCGCGCCCGACCGCATGA
- a CDS encoding adenylosuccinate lyase has product MDEELRSLTQRLRHEAGAAASYSYERLASTDDLDELADVLIAPEQRLWARELAAFRLGLAGDRRAFEALVLLLNHRDPQRCAAAAHALARLGDPRTARAAAALATNELRVAYALHPVRLLVELRAPESVPALITTLARRFRPHDPYRRVAIACVDGLGALGDERARPVLNEALAHPPLAQAAAGALKRLPAQRTPRG; this is encoded by the coding sequence ATGGACGAAGAGTTGCGATCGCTCACCCAGCGCTTACGGCACGAGGCGGGCGCGGCCGCCTCGTACTCGTACGAACGGCTGGCCTCGACCGACGACCTCGACGAACTGGCAGACGTACTCATCGCACCCGAACAACGGCTCTGGGCAAGGGAGTTGGCCGCGTTCCGGCTCGGGCTCGCCGGGGACCGGCGGGCTTTCGAGGCACTCGTCCTGCTGCTCAACCACCGTGATCCGCAGCGCTGCGCGGCCGCCGCGCACGCCCTGGCCCGGCTCGGCGACCCGCGCACGGCCCGCGCGGCGGCCGCCCTGGCCACCAACGAACTGCGCGTCGCCTACGCGCTCCATCCGGTACGGCTCCTGGTCGAGCTGCGCGCCCCCGAGTCCGTACCCGCGCTGATCACGACGCTGGCCCGCAGGTTCCGCCCGCACGACCCGTACCGCCGTGTCGCCATCGCGTGCGTGGACGGCCTCGGCGCCCTGGGCGACGAACGGGCCCGCCCCGTCCTGAACGAGGCCCTCGCCCATCCGCCGCTGGCCCAGGCGGCGGCCGGCGCGCTGAAGAGGCTGCCGGCACAGCGCACGCCACGCGGATAG
- a CDS encoding 3-hydroxyacyl-CoA dehydrogenase family protein, whose product MATPLSDPSLSLSASPLKTVAVVGLGTMGTGIAEILAKAGREVVGIDISEAAATQATAALESSTARAVRRGRLTEQERDDALARFVTSTDLSAAADADLVIEVAPESYDIKHQIFRELDGIVRPETILATGTNALSVTRLAADSARPERVLGLHFFNPAPAMKLVEVVSSVLTAPAAVAAVTDLALELGKEPVAVGDRPGFVADGLLFGYLNQAAAMYEAKYASREDIDAAMKLGCGLPMGPLALLDLIGVDTARTVLEAMYAESHDRLHAPSPILKQLSEAGLTGRKSGRGFYTYDAPGSATVVRDALTPAEGASLVPGRTVRSVGVAGSGTMASGIAEVFAKAGYEVVLAARSEEKAQTAKARIGKSLSRSVDKGRMTAEAAAETLGRITPAGSYDAFADVDLALEAVAEDLEIKRQLFAVFDKVCKPGAILATTTSSLPVVACARATSRPQDVIGMHFFNPAPAMKLVEVVRTVLTADDVHATVREVCAKVRKHPVDCGDRAGFIVNALLFPYLNNAIKMVEEHYATLDDIDAAMRLGGGYPMGPFELLDVVGLDVSLAIEKVLHREFRDPGLAPAPLLEHLVAAGCLGRKTGRGFREYARR is encoded by the coding sequence ATGGCCACTCCCCTGTCCGACCCTTCCCTGTCGCTCTCCGCGTCCCCGCTCAAGACCGTCGCCGTCGTCGGCCTCGGCACAATGGGGACCGGCATCGCCGAGATCCTGGCCAAGGCCGGCCGCGAGGTCGTGGGCATCGACATCAGCGAGGCCGCCGCCACGCAGGCCACGGCCGCCCTGGAGTCCTCGACAGCCCGTGCCGTGCGGCGCGGACGCCTCACCGAGCAGGAGCGCGACGACGCCCTCGCCCGCTTCGTCACGTCCACGGACCTGAGTGCCGCGGCCGACGCGGACCTGGTGATCGAGGTGGCTCCGGAGTCGTACGACATCAAGCACCAGATCTTCCGGGAGCTGGACGGCATCGTGCGTCCGGAGACGATCCTGGCGACCGGCACCAACGCCCTGTCCGTCACGCGCCTCGCCGCCGACTCGGCCCGCCCCGAGCGGGTGCTTGGCCTGCACTTCTTCAACCCGGCCCCGGCGATGAAGCTGGTCGAGGTGGTCTCGTCCGTGCTGACCGCGCCGGCCGCCGTCGCCGCCGTCACGGACCTCGCCCTCGAACTCGGCAAGGAGCCCGTCGCGGTCGGCGACCGCCCCGGCTTCGTCGCCGACGGACTGCTCTTCGGCTACCTCAACCAGGCCGCCGCGATGTACGAGGCGAAGTACGCGAGCCGCGAGGACATCGACGCCGCGATGAAGCTGGGCTGCGGCCTGCCCATGGGCCCGCTGGCCCTGCTGGACCTGATCGGCGTCGACACCGCCCGTACGGTCCTGGAGGCCATGTACGCCGAGTCACACGACCGGCTGCACGCGCCCTCCCCCATCCTCAAGCAGCTCAGCGAGGCGGGCCTGACCGGCCGCAAGTCGGGGCGCGGCTTCTACACCTACGACGCCCCGGGCAGCGCGACCGTCGTGCGGGACGCGCTGACTCCCGCGGAGGGCGCCTCGCTCGTGCCCGGCCGTACCGTGCGCTCGGTCGGCGTCGCGGGCTCCGGCACCATGGCGTCCGGTATCGCGGAGGTCTTCGCGAAGGCCGGGTACGAGGTCGTGCTCGCCGCCCGCAGCGAGGAGAAGGCGCAGACCGCCAAGGCCCGTATCGGCAAGTCGCTCTCACGCTCCGTCGACAAGGGCCGGATGACCGCAGAGGCCGCCGCCGAGACGCTGGGAAGGATCACTCCGGCGGGCTCGTACGACGCCTTCGCGGACGTCGATCTGGCCCTGGAGGCGGTCGCCGAGGACCTGGAGATCAAGCGGCAGCTGTTCGCGGTGTTCGACAAGGTCTGCAAGCCGGGCGCGATCCTGGCCACCACGACCTCGTCGCTGCCCGTCGTGGCCTGCGCCCGCGCCACCTCGCGGCCGCAGGACGTGATCGGCATGCACTTCTTCAACCCGGCCCCCGCGATGAAGCTGGTCGAGGTCGTGCGCACGGTCCTGACGGCCGACGACGTGCACGCCACCGTCCGCGAGGTCTGCGCGAAGGTCCGCAAGCACCCGGTGGACTGCGGCGACCGGGCCGGTTTCATCGTGAACGCGCTGCTGTTCCCGTACCTGAACAACGCGATCAAGATGGTCGAGGAGCACTACGCGACGCTCGACGACATCGACGCCGCGATGAGGCTCGGGGGCGGCTACCCGATGGGTCCCTTCGAGCTCCTGGACGTGGTCGGCCTGGACGTCTCGCTGGCCATCGAGAAGGTCCTGCACCGCGAGTTCCGCGACCCCGGCCTCGCCCCCGCGCCCCTCCTTGAGCACCTGGTGGCCGCGGGCTGCCTCGGCCGCAAGACGGGCCGCGGCTTCCGCGAATATGCACGGCGCTGA